The Streptomyces sp. NBC_01353 genome contains a region encoding:
- a CDS encoding glycoside hydrolase family 16 protein → MSRVRRTPLLASLLAGALAAGALLGLGGAGTASGAVPPPAPGWSLQWSDDFNGPDRALPNSADWQIDTGHGYPGGPANWGTGEIQNYTSSPDNLRLDGTGNLRITPLKDGAGNWTSARIETKRADFKAPAGGTLRIEGRVQMPNVTGDAALGYWPAFWALGAPYRGNYWNWPAIGEFDIMENVNGLNSVWGVLHCGVNPGGPCGETTGIGASRTCPGASCQSAFHTYRFEWDRSVSPNELRWYVDDQLFHSVNETRVGAQAWADMTSHAGYFILLNVAMGGAFPDALAGKTPTAATVSGRPMLVDYVAVWTKGGGTTPPTTPPTTPPPSGSSQLYLRTGSGAGDAQSAASAVTLASAGGANHDGSPTNAQVFTSGPITRTYNGGSTQFDLSVDAGSVVANGQQVRVSYDQTGDGSWERVETYQYFATDPAPGYEHYTQARGLRSATGSHGNLVNGRVRIEVWNAIGNGPSTVGVGNQSVVKIPFS, encoded by the coding sequence TTGAGCCGCGTCCGACGCACCCCCCTGCTCGCCTCGCTCCTCGCCGGCGCCCTCGCCGCGGGCGCCCTGCTCGGCCTGGGCGGGGCCGGCACCGCCAGCGGCGCCGTACCGCCGCCGGCGCCCGGCTGGTCGCTCCAGTGGAGCGACGACTTCAACGGCCCCGACCGCGCCCTGCCCAACTCCGCCGACTGGCAGATCGACACCGGTCACGGCTACCCCGGCGGCCCCGCCAACTGGGGCACCGGAGAGATCCAGAACTACACCTCGAGCCCCGACAACCTGCGACTCGACGGCACCGGCAACCTGCGGATCACCCCGCTCAAGGACGGCGCGGGCAACTGGACCTCGGCCCGTATCGAGACCAAGCGCGCCGACTTCAAGGCCCCCGCGGGCGGGACCCTGCGCATCGAGGGCCGGGTCCAGATGCCGAACGTGACCGGTGACGCGGCCCTCGGCTACTGGCCCGCCTTCTGGGCGCTCGGCGCGCCCTACCGGGGCAACTACTGGAACTGGCCGGCCATCGGCGAGTTCGACATCATGGAGAACGTCAACGGCCTCAACTCGGTCTGGGGCGTGCTGCACTGCGGGGTGAACCCGGGCGGCCCCTGCGGGGAGACCACCGGCATCGGCGCCAGCCGCACCTGCCCCGGGGCGAGCTGCCAGTCGGCCTTCCACACGTACCGCTTCGAGTGGGACCGCTCGGTCTCCCCCAACGAGCTGCGCTGGTACGTGGACGACCAGCTCTTCCACAGCGTGAACGAGACCCGGGTCGGCGCCCAGGCGTGGGCCGACATGACCAGCCACGCGGGCTACTTCATCCTGCTCAACGTGGCGATGGGCGGGGCCTTCCCGGACGCGCTGGCCGGGAAGACGCCGACGGCGGCGACGGTGTCCGGGCGGCCGATGCTCGTCGACTACGTGGCGGTGTGGACGAAGGGCGGCGGCACGACCCCGCCGACCACTCCGCCGACGACTCCCCCGCCCTCGGGCTCCTCACAGCTGTACCTGCGGACGGGCTCCGGCGCGGGCGACGCCCAGTCGGCCGCCTCCGCCGTCACCCTGGCTTCGGCGGGCGGCGCCAACCATGACGGCAGTCCGACCAACGCGCAGGTGTTCACCTCGGGCCCGATCACCCGGACGTACAACGGCGGCTCGACGCAGTTCGACCTGTCCGTGGACGCCGGTTCGGTCGTCGCCAACGGACAGCAGGTACGGGTGAGTTACGACCAGACGGGCGACGGGAGCTGGGAGCGCGTGGAGACGTACCAGTACTTCGCGACCGATCCCGCACCGGGCTACGAGCACTACACGCAGGCGAGGGGGCTGCGGTCGGCGACCGGCAGCCACGGGAACCTGGTGAACGGACGGGTCCGGATCGAGGTGTGGAACGCGATCGGGAACGGGCCGAGCACGGTCGGCGTCGGGAACCAGTCGGTGGTCAAGATCCCGTTCTCGTGA
- a CDS encoding cation:dicarboxylase symporter family transporter, translating to MAAQRDRTHYLYLAVIAAVVLGITVGFVAPGVAVELKPLGTGFVNLIKMMISPIIFCTIVLGVGSVRKAAKVGAVGGLALGYFLVMSTVALAIGLLVGNILDPGSSLHLTKEVAEAGAKQADGASESTAEFLLGIIPKTLVSAFTEGEVLQTLLVALLAGFALQAMGRTGEPVLRGIGHIQRLVFRILAMIMWAAPIGAFGAIAAVVGATGVDALKSLAVIMIGFYVTCALFVFVVLGALLRVVAGVNILALLKYLGREFLLILSTSSSESALPRLIAKMEHLGVSKPVVGITVPTGYSFNLDGTAIYLTMASLFVAEAMGNPLSLAEQVSLLVFMIIASKGAAGVTGAGLATLAGGLQSHRPELVDGVGLIVGIDRFMSEARALTNFAGNAVATVLVGTWTKEIDKARVAEVLAGRVPFDEKTLVDDHAPATSVPDQRADGPEEGVEKARAGV from the coding sequence GTGGCCGCACAACGGGACCGTACCCACTACCTGTATCTCGCAGTCATCGCCGCCGTCGTACTCGGCATCACGGTCGGGTTCGTGGCGCCGGGCGTCGCCGTTGAGCTCAAGCCGCTGGGCACCGGCTTCGTGAACCTGATCAAGATGATGATCTCGCCGATCATCTTCTGCACGATCGTCCTCGGCGTCGGCTCGGTCCGGAAGGCCGCGAAGGTCGGTGCCGTCGGCGGGCTCGCGCTCGGGTACTTCCTCGTGATGTCCACCGTGGCCCTCGCCATCGGCCTTCTCGTGGGCAACATCCTGGACCCCGGCTCCAGCCTCCACCTCACCAAGGAGGTCGCCGAGGCCGGCGCCAAGCAGGCCGACGGGGCGAGCGAGTCCACCGCGGAGTTCCTCCTCGGGATCATCCCCAAGACCCTGGTCTCCGCCTTCACCGAGGGCGAGGTCCTCCAGACCCTCCTCGTCGCCCTCCTCGCGGGCTTCGCGCTCCAGGCGATGGGCAGGACCGGTGAGCCGGTCCTGCGCGGCATCGGGCACATCCAGCGGCTGGTCTTCCGCATCCTCGCCATGATCATGTGGGCGGCCCCGATCGGCGCCTTCGGCGCCATCGCGGCGGTCGTCGGCGCGACCGGCGTCGACGCGCTGAAGTCGCTCGCGGTCATCATGATCGGCTTCTACGTGACCTGCGCGCTCTTCGTCTTCGTGGTGCTCGGCGCGCTGCTGCGGGTGGTCGCCGGGGTCAACATCCTCGCGCTGCTGAAGTACCTGGGCCGCGAGTTCCTGCTGATCCTCTCCACCTCGTCCTCCGAGTCGGCGCTGCCGCGGCTCATCGCCAAGATGGAGCACCTGGGCGTCAGCAAGCCCGTCGTCGGCATCACCGTGCCGACCGGCTACTCCTTCAACCTGGACGGCACTGCGATCTACCTGACGATGGCCTCGCTCTTCGTCGCCGAGGCGATGGGCAACCCGCTCTCGCTCGCCGAGCAGGTCAGCCTGCTGGTCTTCATGATCATCGCGTCGAAGGGTGCGGCGGGCGTCACCGGCGCCGGGCTCGCGACCCTCGCCGGCGGCCTCCAGTCGCACCGGCCCGAGCTGGTCGACGGCGTCGGTCTGATCGTCGGCATCGACCGCTTCATGAGCGAGGCCCGCGCCCTGACGAACTTCGCCGGCAACGCGGTCGCGACCGTCCTCGTCGGCACCTGGACCAAGGAGATCGACAAGGCCCGGGTCGCCGAGGTCCTGGCCGGCCGGGTCCCGTTCGACGAGAAGACCCTGGTCGACGACCACGCCCCGGCGACCTCCGTGCCCGACCAGCGGGCCGACGGCCCCGAGGAGGGCGTGGAGAAGGCCCGCGCGGGCGTCTGA
- a CDS encoding ATP-binding protein — MRIPFPRPRSLAGQLFAMQVVLVAAIVVGCAVFAYITDRAQAEETATRQVTALATAVAESPSVVEAAGSTDPSARLQPYAESLRQHSGVAFVVIMAPDGTRWTHPEPDQIGRTYLGHIEPALKGTTFSETHMGTLGRSVRAVAPVLDDGRVVGLVSAGITIEKISEQVREQVTALLGMAGAALALGGIGTYVINARLRRHTHGMNAAELSRMHDYHEAALHAVSEGLVMLDGQRRIALINDGARELLGLDADVVGRSAADLGLPVSLTSALLASEPRVDELHLTAERVLVVNTRPVVGGERRGTVVTLRDRTELQALSGELTSERGFTQALRSQAHEAANRLHTVVSLIELGRVDEAVGFATAELELAQALTDRVVDAVGEPVLAALLLGKAAQANESGVELVLTEDSRIDDGLLPPALPSRDLVTILGNLIDNAVEAASGTPQGRVTVTARTYDGELLLRVSDTGPGIGAGAPDAVFDRGWSTRGPGRGLGLALVRQATTRAAGTVVLTRAPEGGAEFTVRLPLTDEAGAGQATESRPGVAPPVPASDPNPAVEPAPRPVPPVPSPDAAPPVPVSDPNPAVEPVPRPVPPVPSPDAAPPVPAFDPNPTPGPVPPTPAVDASPAARPGTPVPLPSPEAAPGSPSAEVPA, encoded by the coding sequence ATGCGCATACCGTTCCCCCGACCCCGCAGCCTCGCCGGCCAGCTCTTCGCGATGCAGGTCGTGCTTGTGGCCGCGATCGTGGTCGGATGCGCCGTCTTCGCGTACATCACGGACCGCGCCCAGGCCGAGGAGACCGCGACCCGCCAGGTCACCGCGCTCGCGACGGCCGTCGCCGAGTCCCCCTCGGTGGTGGAGGCCGCCGGCTCCACGGACCCGAGCGCGCGGCTCCAGCCGTACGCCGAGTCGCTGCGGCAGCACTCCGGGGTCGCCTTCGTGGTGATCATGGCCCCGGACGGCACGCGCTGGACACATCCGGAGCCGGACCAGATCGGCCGTACGTACCTCGGCCACATCGAGCCTGCCCTCAAGGGGACGACCTTCTCCGAGACGCACATGGGCACGCTCGGCCGCTCGGTCCGCGCGGTCGCACCGGTCCTCGACGACGGTCGGGTCGTCGGCCTGGTCAGCGCGGGCATCACGATCGAGAAGATCAGCGAGCAGGTACGGGAGCAGGTGACGGCCCTGCTCGGAATGGCGGGGGCGGCGCTGGCGCTCGGCGGTATCGGTACGTACGTCATCAACGCCCGGCTGCGGCGGCACACGCACGGCATGAACGCGGCCGAGCTGAGCCGGATGCACGACTACCACGAGGCCGCGCTGCACGCGGTGTCCGAGGGGCTCGTGATGCTGGACGGGCAGCGACGGATCGCGCTCATCAACGACGGGGCGCGGGAGCTGCTCGGTCTCGACGCCGATGTGGTGGGCAGGTCGGCGGCGGATCTGGGGCTGCCGGTCTCGCTCACGAGTGCGTTGCTCGCCTCGGAGCCGCGGGTGGACGAGCTGCATCTGACGGCCGAGCGGGTGCTCGTGGTCAACACCCGTCCGGTGGTGGGCGGGGAGCGTCGGGGTACGGTCGTCACGCTTCGGGACCGTACGGAACTCCAGGCACTGTCGGGCGAGTTGACCTCCGAGCGGGGGTTCACACAGGCGCTCCGCTCGCAGGCTCACGAGGCGGCGAACCGCCTGCACACGGTCGTCTCGCTGATCGAACTGGGCCGGGTGGACGAGGCCGTCGGCTTCGCGACGGCCGAACTGGAGCTGGCGCAGGCGCTCACCGACCGGGTGGTCGACGCGGTCGGCGAGCCTGTCCTGGCGGCGCTGCTGCTCGGCAAGGCGGCGCAGGCGAACGAGTCGGGGGTGGAGCTGGTCCTGACCGAGGACAGCCGCATCGACGACGGGCTGCTGCCACCGGCTCTTCCGTCCCGGGACCTGGTCACGATCCTCGGCAACCTGATCGACAACGCGGTCGAGGCGGCGAGCGGTACGCCGCAGGGGCGCGTCACGGTCACGGCCCGCACCTACGACGGGGAACTCCTCCTCCGGGTCTCCGACACCGGACCGGGGATCGGGGCGGGCGCCCCGGACGCGGTCTTCGACCGCGGCTGGTCCACCCGCGGCCCCGGCCGAGGCCTCGGCCTCGCCCTGGTCCGCCAGGCGACGACGCGAGCCGCGGGCACGGTGGTCCTGACCCGGGCCCCGGAGGGCGGCGCGGAATTCACCGTACGGCTGCCACTGACGGACGAGGCGGGGGCGGGACAGGCGACGGAGTCGCGCCCGGGGGTGGCGCCTCCGGTCCCCGCGTCCGACCCGAACCCGGCCGTGGAGCCGGCCCCGAGGCCGGTGCCTCCAGTCCCCTCGCCCGACGCGGCCCCACCGGTCCCCGTGTCCGACCCGAACCCGGCCGTGGAGCCGGTCCCGAGGCCGGTGCCTCCAGTCCCCTCGCCCGACGCGGCCCCACCAGTCCCCGCGTTCGACCCGAACCCGACCCCGGGGCCGGTTCCGCCGACGCCCGCAGTCGACGCGAGCCCCGCCGCCCGGCCCGGCACGCCCGTCCCCCTGCCGTCGCCGGAGGCCGCGCCCGGCTCCCCCAGTGCGGAGGTGCCCGCATGA
- a CDS encoding response regulator: MSQDIRVLVVEDDPVAADAHALYAGRVRGFTVVGVAHSRAAAVRVLDRLPVDLILLDLYLPDGHGLQLLRSLRAGGHSADVIAVTSARDLAIVREGVSLGVVQYVLKPFTFATLRDRLTRYAEFRATAGEASGQDEVDRALATLRTPQPASLPKGLSAPTLEAVTRTLRDTPAGLTAAEAGAAVGISRITARRYLEHLVTDGRAARAPQYGQIGRPELQYRWITTIGR; the protein is encoded by the coding sequence ATGAGCCAGGACATCCGCGTGCTGGTCGTCGAGGACGACCCTGTCGCCGCCGACGCGCACGCGCTCTACGCCGGGCGCGTGCGCGGATTCACCGTCGTCGGCGTCGCGCACTCGCGGGCCGCCGCCGTGCGCGTCCTCGACCGCCTGCCGGTCGATCTGATCCTGCTCGACCTGTACCTGCCCGACGGCCACGGGCTGCAGCTGCTGCGGTCGCTGCGCGCCGGCGGGCACTCCGCCGACGTCATCGCCGTCACCTCCGCCCGCGATCTCGCGATCGTGCGCGAAGGGGTGTCGCTCGGCGTCGTCCAGTACGTCTTGAAGCCGTTCACCTTCGCGACCCTGCGGGACCGGCTCACCCGGTACGCCGAGTTCCGCGCCACCGCCGGGGAGGCGTCCGGGCAGGACGAGGTGGACCGGGCCCTGGCGACCCTGCGCACCCCGCAGCCCGCCTCGCTGCCCAAGGGGCTGAGCGCCCCCACCCTGGAGGCCGTCACCCGTACCCTCCGGGACACGCCGGCCGGTCTGACCGCCGCCGAGGCCGGGGCCGCCGTCGGGATCTCCCGGATCACCGCGCGCCGCTATCTGGAGCATCTGGTCACGGACGGGCGGGCCGCGCGGGCCCCGCAGTACGGGCAGATCGGCCGTCCGGAGCTCCAGTACCGGTGGATCACGACGATCGGCCGCTGA
- a CDS encoding helix-turn-helix domain-containing protein, whose protein sequence is MAPGHVAYGLRAQYGLAITPDTVIAWERGRLAPTAQELTALAGVLWCAPGELIAAATTLREHRMARGFAPDDLARRLGLDVPGYLKMEESGRWRGNERQTAALADTLGLGPRALLTVTGRNEDLAQLLRDAATTRWQAYVRPVVKLLPIQKRTLEFALQRLHTDYHAKMAATSSWGASGDSGDSGRAYLDGIVDRFWELVGS, encoded by the coding sequence ATGGCTCCGGGACATGTCGCCTACGGTCTTCGCGCGCAGTACGGCCTCGCGATCACCCCCGACACCGTCATCGCCTGGGAACGCGGCCGGCTCGCCCCGACCGCCCAGGAGCTCACCGCTCTCGCGGGCGTCCTCTGGTGCGCCCCCGGCGAGCTGATCGCGGCCGCCACCACCCTGCGTGAGCACCGGATGGCCCGTGGCTTCGCCCCGGACGACCTGGCGCGCCGGTTGGGCCTCGACGTCCCCGGCTATCTGAAGATGGAGGAGTCGGGCCGCTGGCGCGGCAACGAACGCCAGACCGCCGCCCTCGCCGACACCCTCGGTCTCGGACCGCGCGCCCTGCTCACGGTGACCGGCAGGAACGAGGACCTGGCCCAGCTGCTGCGGGACGCGGCCACGACGCGCTGGCAGGCGTACGTGCGCCCGGTCGTGAAACTGCTGCCGATACAGAAGCGGACGCTGGAGTTCGCGCTCCAGCGGCTGCACACCGACTACCACGCGAAGATGGCGGCGACGAGCAGCTGGGGCGCCTCGGGCGACAGCGGGGACTCGGGCCGCGCGTACCTCGACGGAATCGTCGACCGCTTCTGGGAGTTGGTCGGGTCGTAG
- a CDS encoding tyrosine-protein phosphatase — MRRHIAFENLHNFRDLGGYRTADGGTVRWDVLYRSDSLAKLRGPDLDRFQELGVAAVIDLRYPWEIAAKGRMPETDGITWHNLSVEHRPYDQAEIDPDLDPWRYLADRFAEVAADGAVELREALKVIASTEGPLVFHCASGKDRTGLLAAVVLSLLDVSDEQILDDFALTELATERLIADWHAAHPGRELRWPGYGRAPAEIMRLFLADLRAEYGSVYAYVTGHVGLDPAVVETLRKRLVEPAGA, encoded by the coding sequence GTGAGACGACATATAGCCTTCGAGAACCTCCACAACTTCCGTGACCTGGGCGGCTATCGGACCGCCGACGGCGGAACCGTCCGCTGGGACGTCCTCTACCGATCCGACTCCCTCGCCAAGTTGCGCGGCCCCGACCTGGACCGCTTCCAGGAGCTCGGCGTGGCCGCCGTGATCGATCTGCGCTACCCGTGGGAGATCGCCGCCAAGGGCCGTATGCCGGAGACCGACGGCATCACCTGGCACAACCTCAGCGTCGAGCACCGCCCCTACGACCAGGCGGAGATCGATCCGGACCTCGACCCGTGGCGCTACCTCGCCGACCGGTTCGCCGAGGTCGCGGCCGACGGCGCGGTGGAGCTGCGCGAGGCCCTGAAGGTGATCGCGTCCACGGAGGGGCCGCTCGTCTTCCACTGCGCCTCGGGGAAGGACCGCACGGGCCTGCTCGCCGCTGTGGTCCTCTCCCTCCTCGACGTCTCCGACGAGCAGATCCTCGACGACTTCGCGCTGACCGAACTTGCCACCGAACGGCTGATCGCCGACTGGCACGCCGCCCATCCGGGGCGGGAACTGCGCTGGCCGGGATACGGCAGGGCACCCGCGGAGATCATGCGGCTCTTCCTCGCGGACCTGCGCGCGGAGTACGGATCGGTGTACGCGTACGTCACCGGGCACGTGGGCCTGGATCCGGCCGTGGTGGAGACCCTCCGCAAGCGCCTGGTGGAGCCGGCGGGCGCCTAG
- a CDS encoding helix-turn-helix domain-containing protein, whose product MTEGYAGGRSAPDPREATDAASFIAQLQALKDWSGLTYRELSARASALGDVLPRSTVANMLARSTVPREELLTSFVRACGVDPGALESWQAVRKELAARGMYEPSGTDVPEGDETSTARWPTAPAPESPSPGPRSRMSRTLVTVVAVTGLVLAGVSVVVALVQDGDGGGTVTGTPIAPTAGDVQIRVIGSDLCLNERRGGRSGQIHQRRCAGADVPRYSLMDLGAGTWRIVSDHPDYGPGCSGIPTGGRIADAAFEDSECGDPTRVERFRLEPFGSPVTGYRIVPVDSATADSCVTVTGDRTAEWAKLAQAACRPDAQGQLFSFDRRT is encoded by the coding sequence ATGACCGAGGGTTACGCCGGCGGGCGCAGCGCGCCCGACCCGCGAGAGGCCACCGACGCCGCCTCGTTCATCGCGCAGCTCCAGGCACTCAAGGACTGGTCAGGACTGACCTACCGCGAGCTCTCGGCCCGCGCCTCCGCACTCGGCGACGTCCTGCCCCGCTCGACCGTGGCCAACATGCTCGCGCGCTCGACCGTCCCCCGCGAGGAGCTCCTGACCTCCTTCGTCCGCGCGTGCGGAGTGGACCCGGGAGCGCTGGAGAGCTGGCAGGCGGTCCGCAAGGAGCTGGCGGCACGGGGCATGTACGAGCCCTCCGGGACCGACGTCCCGGAGGGCGACGAGACCTCCACCGCCCGGTGGCCCACCGCGCCCGCCCCCGAGAGCCCGAGCCCCGGCCCCCGGTCACGCATGTCCCGGACACTCGTCACGGTCGTCGCCGTCACCGGACTCGTCCTCGCCGGGGTCAGTGTGGTCGTCGCCCTCGTCCAGGACGGCGACGGCGGCGGGACGGTGACGGGCACCCCGATCGCGCCCACCGCCGGGGACGTACAGATACGGGTGATCGGCTCGGACCTCTGCCTGAACGAGCGGCGGGGCGGCCGCAGCGGCCAGATCCACCAGCGGAGGTGCGCGGGCGCCGACGTCCCCCGCTACTCCCTCATGGATCTCGGGGCCGGCACCTGGCGGATCGTCTCCGACCACCCGGACTACGGCCCCGGCTGCTCCGGCATCCCCACCGGCGGCCGCATCGCCGACGCCGCGTTCGAGGACTCGGAGTGCGGCGATCCGACCCGTGTCGAAAGGTTTCGCCTGGAGCCCTTCGGCAGCCCCGTCACGGGATACCGCATCGTCCCCGTGGACTCGGCGACGGCCGACTCCTGCGTGACCGTGACGGGCGACCGTACGGCGGAGTGGGCGAAGCTCGCCCAGGCGGCCTGCCGCCCGGACGCCCAGGGCCAGCTCTTCAGCTTCGACCGCCGGACCTAG
- a CDS encoding ATP-dependent 6-phosphofructokinase, translating into MRIGVLTAGGDCPGLNAVIRSVVHRALTGYGDEVIGFEDGFKGLLDGHYRALDLNAVSGILARGGTILGSARLERNRLAEAAESAQELAKLHGIDVLIPIGGEGTLTAARMLADAGMPVVGVPKTIDNDISSTDRTFGFDTAVGVATEAIDRLKTTAESHQRVMVVEVMGRHAGWIALESGMAGGAHGICLPERPFQVDDLVKMVEERFARGKKFAVICVAEGAHPAEGSMEYKKGAIDQYGHERFQGIGNRLAVELERRLGKEARPVILGHVQRGGTPTAYDRVLATRFGWHAVEAAHRGEFGKMTALRGTNVEMVPLAEAVTQLKTVPANRMSEAESVF; encoded by the coding sequence ATGCGCATCGGAGTTCTCACCGCAGGCGGCGACTGTCCCGGCCTCAACGCAGTGATCCGGTCGGTCGTGCACCGGGCTCTGACCGGCTACGGCGACGAAGTCATCGGCTTCGAGGACGGGTTCAAGGGTCTCCTCGACGGGCACTACCGGGCCCTCGACCTCAACGCGGTGAGTGGCATCCTCGCCCGCGGCGGCACCATCCTCGGCTCCGCCCGCCTGGAGCGCAACCGGCTGGCCGAAGCCGCCGAGTCCGCCCAGGAGTTGGCGAAGCTGCACGGCATCGACGTGCTCATCCCGATCGGCGGCGAGGGCACGCTGACCGCCGCCCGGATGCTCGCCGACGCCGGGATGCCCGTGGTGGGCGTCCCGAAGACGATCGACAACGACATCTCCTCCACCGACCGCACCTTCGGCTTCGACACCGCCGTGGGCGTCGCCACGGAGGCCATAGACCGTCTCAAGACCACCGCCGAGTCCCACCAGCGCGTGATGGTCGTCGAGGTGATGGGCCGGCACGCCGGCTGGATCGCGCTGGAGTCCGGCATGGCCGGCGGCGCGCACGGCATCTGCCTGCCCGAACGCCCCTTCCAGGTGGACGACCTCGTCAAGATGGTCGAGGAGCGCTTCGCCCGCGGCAAGAAGTTCGCCGTCATCTGCGTCGCCGAGGGCGCCCACCCCGCCGAGGGCTCCATGGAGTACAAGAAGGGCGCGATCGACCAGTACGGCCACGAGCGCTTCCAGGGCATCGGCAACCGGCTCGCGGTCGAGCTGGAGCGGCGCCTCGGCAAGGAGGCGCGGCCGGTCATTCTCGGGCACGTCCAGCGCGGCGGCACGCCGACCGCGTACGACCGGGTGCTCGCGACCCGCTTCGGCTGGCACGCGGTGGAGGCCGCGCACCGCGGCGAGTTCGGGAAGATGACGGCGCTGCGCGGCACGAATGTCGAGATGGTGCCGCTGGCCGAGGCTGTGACCCAGCTGAAGACCGTCCCGGCGAACCGGATGTCCGAGGCCGAGTCGGTCTTCTGA